A single Acidaminococcus sp. DNA region contains:
- the kdsA gene encoding 3-deoxy-8-phosphooctulonate synthase: MKTVTIGSYEVGQGHPLLIIAGPCVLEGYERSLAIGKRAKAICEKLGLPYVFKASYDKANRSALDSYRGPGIEEGLQILAQIKKDLNVPVISDVHETWQVEKAAEVLDIIQIPAFLCRQTDLLVAAAHTGRVVNVKKGQFLAPWDMKNVVNKLVGSGTEKIMLTERGASFGYNTLVTDMRSLPIMRGLGYPVIMDVTHSVQVPGGQGTSSGGQSQFAPHMARAAVAVGVDGLFMEVHDNPAEALSDGPNMIALDKLEKVLSDAKAIDKIARGTIY; encoded by the coding sequence ATGAAAACTGTTACGATTGGTTCCTACGAAGTGGGGCAGGGCCATCCGCTCCTCATTATTGCAGGTCCTTGTGTACTGGAAGGGTACGAACGCAGCCTTGCCATTGGTAAAAGAGCTAAGGCTATCTGTGAAAAATTGGGACTGCCGTATGTCTTTAAAGCTTCTTATGATAAGGCCAACCGGTCTGCGTTGGATTCTTACCGCGGACCCGGTATTGAAGAAGGACTGCAGATTCTGGCGCAGATCAAAAAGGATTTGAATGTACCTGTGATCAGTGATGTGCACGAAACCTGGCAGGTTGAAAAAGCTGCAGAAGTCCTGGATATCATCCAGATTCCGGCTTTCTTGTGCCGCCAGACGGATTTGCTCGTGGCTGCGGCGCATACGGGACGCGTGGTGAACGTCAAAAAAGGACAGTTCCTTGCACCCTGGGATATGAAAAATGTTGTCAATAAACTCGTCGGCTCCGGCACAGAAAAAATCATGCTGACCGAACGGGGCGCCAGCTTCGGTTACAATACGCTCGTGACGGATATGCGGTCTCTGCCGATCATGCGCGGCTTAGGTTATCCGGTCATTATGGATGTAACCCATTCCGTCCAGGTCCCGGGCGGCCAAGGTACGTCTTCCGGCGGACAGAGCCAGTTTGCACCGCATATGGCACGGGCTGCTGTTGCTGTCGGTGTAGATGGGCTCTTTATGGAAGTTCATGATAATCCGGCGGAAGCCCTTTCGGACGGACCGAACATGATTGCTTTGGATAAATTGGAAAAAGTATTGAGCGACGCGAAGGCCATTGACAAGATTGCCCGCGGTACCATTTACTGA
- a CDS encoding KpsF/GutQ family sugar-phosphate isomerase: MGVTVMLEKAKETLKTEADSILELLPRIDEHFQAALDMILACPGRIVVTGMGKSGIIGRKISATLASTGTPSFYLHPAEGIHGDLGMVTANDVVLALSNSGETGEVLHLLPSLRRIGAKIIAMVGNPESTLAKNADIVLNVGITKEACPLGLAPTSSTTAALAFGDALAMELLSARKFTANQFAIFHPGGSLGRKLLLTVNDIMHKGDENPLVPADMSVKDALFVITDKGLGAVSVVDKEHHLVGLLTDGDIRRGFSRSLECMNRPVRELMTKHPKTITSNKLAAEALHLMESNKPRPITVLPVIDEEKRVIGLLHMTDLVHQGVV, translated from the coding sequence ATGGGAGTGACGGTAATGCTGGAAAAAGCAAAAGAAACATTGAAAACGGAAGCGGATTCCATTCTGGAGCTGCTTCCGCGGATAGATGAACACTTCCAGGCAGCGCTGGATATGATTTTGGCCTGCCCAGGCCGTATTGTAGTTACCGGCATGGGAAAATCTGGAATCATTGGCCGCAAGATTTCCGCGACGCTCGCCAGTACGGGTACCCCTTCGTTCTATCTTCATCCAGCCGAAGGCATTCACGGAGATTTGGGAATGGTCACGGCGAACGACGTAGTTCTTGCCCTTTCCAACAGCGGTGAAACGGGGGAAGTATTGCACCTCCTGCCATCTCTGCGCCGTATTGGGGCTAAGATTATTGCCATGGTCGGCAACCCGGAATCAACGCTGGCCAAGAATGCAGATATTGTTCTCAATGTCGGTATTACAAAAGAAGCCTGCCCGCTGGGGCTCGCTCCGACAAGCAGCACGACGGCTGCCCTCGCTTTTGGTGATGCCCTGGCGATGGAGCTACTGAGTGCACGCAAATTCACGGCCAACCAGTTTGCTATTTTCCACCCGGGCGGCAGTCTGGGACGCAAATTGCTCCTGACCGTCAACGATATAATGCATAAGGGCGATGAAAATCCCCTTGTGCCGGCTGATATGAGCGTCAAAGATGCCCTTTTTGTAATCACGGATAAGGGCCTTGGTGCCGTTTCCGTCGTCGACAAAGAACATCATTTGGTCGGGCTCCTGACAGATGGTGATATCCGCCGCGGTTTCTCACGCAGTCTGGAATGCATGAATCGTCCTGTCAGGGAACTGATGACAAAGCATCCGAAGACAATTACCAGTAACAAGCTCGCTGCTGAGGCACTGCACCTCATGGAAAGCAACAAGCCGCGTCCGATTACGGTACTGCCCGTCATCGACGAGGAAAAGCGCGTAATCGGTCTGCTGCATATGACCGATTTGGTCCATCAAGGAGTGGTATAA
- a CDS encoding HAD hydrolase family protein: MGTSGVVRNNEIERFLNRDDKLASIELLALDVDGVMTDGSIIIGQEGELSKHFDAHDGMGLSLAMRHGIQVALVTGRHSEIVLHRAMELGISNVYENVAYKGKMLEEIAQQLHIPMGHVAFMGDDLNDLPAFMKAAISFAPSDAVPEVRERAYYVTEHEGGHGAVREVCEKILKAKGVWNEIVKGYLEHGVGDKQ, translated from the coding sequence ATGGGAACGTCCGGTGTAGTCCGTAACAACGAAATAGAGAGATTTCTGAACCGGGATGATAAACTGGCCAGTATTGAACTTTTGGCCCTCGATGTGGACGGGGTCATGACGGATGGCAGTATTATCATCGGCCAGGAAGGTGAACTGAGCAAGCATTTTGACGCTCATGACGGCATGGGACTCAGCCTTGCCATGCGTCACGGTATACAGGTAGCCCTTGTTACCGGACGACACAGCGAAATCGTGCTGCACCGCGCTATGGAACTGGGAATCAGCAACGTTTATGAGAATGTGGCTTATAAAGGCAAGATGCTGGAAGAGATTGCTCAGCAGCTGCATATTCCTATGGGACATGTTGCCTTTATGGGTGATGACCTTAATGATTTACCGGCTTTCATGAAAGCAGCTATCAGTTTTGCTCCCTCGGATGCAGTCCCGGAAGTCCGGGAACGGGCCTATTACGTAACGGAACATGAAGGAGGACACGGCGCGGTACGTGAAGTGTGCGAGAAGATTTTAAAAGCTAAGGGCGTCTGGAATGAGATTGTCAAAGGCTATTTGGAGCATGGCGTTGGAGATAAACAATAA